The DNA window CAGTCCTTTCCACCATCTTTGAGTTCTTCTAGATGCTGTTATCCTGTTCCTCTTATAGCTATGAGGACCAAAGTTAGGAACCTAAATCCACTGGAGCTTAAGTTAGATGCATAACTTAGAATTGTTATTAGAATTAGAATTGTTATAAATTCATACCACCTAGTGTATAACCCTAAGTAAACAGAATCATTTCTTCATGTTGCCGCTGCCTTTCTGGTCAGTCTTACTTATACAGATTGTAACAGCATCCCTTACAATATCCATATATATCAGCGAGCACAACGGATCCCTAACCAACCTGGGACTGAGCATGCTTTACGCTAGAAATGATGAATGGAAGATACTGGCATCCTCCATTGTCTTTATATCTACAATGCAAAATGTGGCTGGAAGCAACTTCCGCACCACTCAGTCATGCAGCAAAGTCAAATTATAGGTAATGATTTTTGCAGCCTGGACCACAATCCATTGAAAGCAGTAGTCTCGTTTTTATTCCCACAAGCCATGCTTGAACctcagtggaggggcagagaggcgCATGTGTTTGATCAACTCAGCTCCTTCTAATGTGATTCCTGTTTCAGAACTGTTTCTTTTTATGCCCTCAAGTCTTTCTTCACAATATCACCTGTGGCCTAATGTGACAGCAACACTAAATTATATCTCGATGGCTAATTAggctaattaaaatgaaagtaatcAAAGCAAAGTAAAGGTCAATCTCTTAATACAGTGTCAAAAATATCTATTAATCATAgaacttttttctcctctgaacaTCAAAGAATAAGGAGAAGTCTGGACTTCAGAACTGGCCCGGGCTTAAAGGAACATTGCCAGTCTAAACACATCCTAAAAATATCATTGATCTACTACTAAAAACGTTTCTGATTATTAAGAATTAAGGCCAAAAACATAGGATTCATCAGCCACTGTCTGCTGCCTTTAGTAATTAATGCACTTTATCTAGTCACACCAAAGGTCAAGTGATCAGGTTTACTTTTCTTCATATATCGGTTTCTCTCCCTGGCTGCCCCCTTCCAGTATAATGTACTTTGCATGTAATATGACCTCTTCggagaaggaaataaaagtgaaaacCAAACCTTGTCCAAAAAAAGTTCATCCTGAACCAAATCTTAAagtcccctctgctgctgcagggaagaTCCTGCCTGAAAGCCTGCCACGCGGAGCGGGCACCGAGCCGCGGGCTCAGCTCCCCTCAGCGGGCCGCCGCGTGCTTGGCGGGAGCACAACCTTGCTGCGCAACGCGGCGACcacgcgccgccgcccgccccgcttcCTCTCCTCACGGGCAGCGCGCGCGGCGCCCGGGCCCCCAGCAAGacggcgccgggcccggccgccccggccgctggGCCGCCGGGAGCCTCCCGCGCCACctgccgggccgccgcgggcggctgcgccgcggcggccggcgccatcaggcaggcggcggcggctgcgccctGCGCCCCTGCCTCCCGCCGGTGGCGGTGCTTGCCGTCTCCGGGCAACGCGGTGTGCGGCCCGGTGCGCctggcggcccggcccggccccgctccgctccgctccgctccgctccctgCCGCCcggccgcctcgcctcgcctcgcctcgcctcgcctcgcctcgcctcgcctcgcctcgcctcgcctcgcctcgcggGCTCCGCGGCAGGAGCAGGCCGTGCTGGGCCCTCGGACCCCAGCTCAGGGCCATGGAGACTCCGCACCCGCTCGGTGGTGCCCGGCTCCTCTGTCGGACATCTGCTCTCAGGTATTTGTGCGCTCTGCTCTTTGGTGCTGGCACCCGGCGTGTGGCGGGTCCCAGCCTGGGATCTCAAGCGTGCGCAAGGGCCCCTCACCAGGGAGAGTAAACCCCAGGTGTCTAGGCCCTAAGCCAGAGGCTCTCGGTGACCTTGGCTCTTTGCACTAAAACTCATCCTTCCTGCTGACTCCTGGGGTAGCAACGGGAGAGAGTGGaaatttcctccttcctttccgaGGCAAAGGAGGAAAGGCAGATAGTGGACAAAGAATGAAGGGGTTGTTCTGTCTCCTTGCCTGTGACCAGGACTGACATATCATCTGATGATTCAAAATTTATCAAACCGACATCTCAACCTGGGAGGGAAAggcccagcagcccccagacCCCACCTCCTGGAGTGTCAGTGGGGCAGGGAACACTGACCAGGTTTGTGTGACCGCCTTCTGATTGACTGTGACGTGGATGTGGACTAAAAGCCTCTCTAACCTGTTTCTTCTCTTGGCTTTGCTCCCCAATGTCTGTCAATGACAAAATGTTGGCCTTTTTGCAGGACTTGAGTGTGCTTATGTCTGTCAGCTAGAATGCGCCccctgcaacaacaacaaaaaaagcactcCACAGTCCCTCACGTTGctgattttctgttttacaggCACCAGCAGCGTTACGTTTGTGATGCTACTTGGTGAAGATGTAAACACTGAAAATGTCACCTCAGGGGCTTGCCGCACTGCTCTGCAAAGAGGGGGACTGGCATCTAGCCCAGGAGGACTTGCCAGTAGCCACCGCTTTCTACATGGCTGCCTTCAGCTGCAGTGGCCCCATGGCAGTACAGAAAGTGAAGTCCTTAGACAAAGAGCTCTGGGAGAAAGTGATAGCCACCTTGGAGATGTGGTGCAAAGGCAACAGTCAGATTCCCAAGATCCAGTGCAGCAACTTGGCCCCTGTGCCCCTCAGTGTGGGAACAGCTGCCATGTTTCTCTCCACTCTAAGTCCCAACAATGTGGTGTCCTCAGTATATAAACTGGAAGCCCTGCTCAGGCAAGGATGCTCAGAGGAGGTGCTGAGTAGATGCAGCGCTCTGCTCAAGGCTCACCCAAAGCCGTCAGTGGAGCTACTGTTGCTGAGGGCGTTGGCATGGGTGCTGTCAGGGACACAAGCTAGGAATGGAGTTGCAGACTATATCCAAGCTTTTGTGATGCATCGAGCTGAGGCAGTAGCCTATGTGCATTCCAAACAAAGGGAACACCTGCCGCAGGTCATCCAAGCTTTCCATAATTATCTCTCAACACATCAGAAAGAAAGCACAGATAGCAGTTCCTTGGACCAATGGTTGGGCAACTGCTATGACTTCCTCTCTGTACTGGCACCAAATGATATCTGGGTTTGCAAGATGCAGGCAGCTTACCTCTTTAAGAAAAGCAGATTTGAGGATTGTGTGGCAGTTTGTAGCAAGGCCCTCAAGGGTTTGACAGCTGATGAGAATCTCAGAGATGAAGAAGCTTTGGGTCTGCTCTTGGAACGGGCTGCTGCGTATTTCTTCTTGGGTGGACGGATGCAGGAAATGATGCAGGATTTAGTGCAAGCCTTCACAGAAACCCCTGCTCAGGCAAAGAAGCACTTTGGGGAGCTTTTCTCATCACATGACACTGAGAGGATAGAAGAACAGGCTCGAACTGTCCTGGAGGTGAAGTTTGCAGCATACAGAGAGGCTGTGCGTGCTCAGACTGAGCTCCGAGGCAATGATGGTACTGAACTGCTCCCTCCTGTCATCCAGACAGTCCAGTTCCTCCTTCACATCTCCCCAGGGTCCAAGCGTGAGCTCAGCGTCCGACTGGCAGACTGTCAGCTGCTGTGTGGACGCATCAGAAAAGCCTTCGATATCTGTGACCACCTCTTGGCAGCAGAGCAGAGAACTTACTACAATACTCTTCTAGTATTGCGAGGATTCTGCTCCCTCCACACTCACAACCATCAGCAAGCCCTGGAGGACTTCCAGAAGGTTGTTGAGCATGATTCCCCACATCCTAACAGCTGCATTAAAGCCTTATGTGGTCGTGGACTTATCCGGATTTCTGGTGGTAGCCATTACTTGACAGCCCTGGATTATATCACAGCTTGCCAGCTGAAGCTGGAAGAAACTGTCTTCACAGTCAAGTCCTATGTGCCATGGAACCAAAGAGGACTGCTGGTAAAGGTCCTCCAAGAAGAAGGACAGAAGATGCTCCAGAAGAAGAGGTACCCAGGAGACAGTTTAGCCCAcggacagaaaaaggaacagggTTGATTAGATTCCTAACAAAAAGAAAGTGTAGCTTGAGTAATAGGGAGCGTACTTGCTTCAGATAACTGAGAATAGGATATAGACCCTTTTAAAGCATTCCTAACTGGCATAACTTCGTAGGTGTGTTTattccaggaaaatattttgctggTATGTCATATTCTGATATGATCCACATAGCCAAATCAGATCAATCTTTCTATGGAAGTTAATCCGTGAGATACTAACTGGCCTAAGATAGGAGTCagcaaaaattgtttttgtttgatGATTGTTCAGTATACTTGATGGAATGAGATATAGATTTCTGCTTCAGTTCTCTCAATTTCTTCAGATACATGGTGAGCATTTCACACCCAGCACTTGGGACCTGTACTGCAATTTTGTGAATGGTGTAAGTGAGGCAAAGAAAAATGTGATAACTTGTCCAGTGTAGCACAGGGCACAAATACAAGCCTCCTTACACACAGGCCAGTGCTTCTGGAACAAGAAGCTACCTAATAAAGCAATTCTCTGTAGTCCATGCAAATTTTAACACAGATTTCTTCAACAGACAGCAGATTTATTTTCACTATCTCTGTTACTTTTTACTTTTCCCATTGTGGTATCAGCTGCAACCCCAGTTGTGATTCACTAACTATTTGCTAACCTTTATTTAGAGCCACAACTGCTTAAGAACATGTTTTTATAAAGACAGATGATAATTATGCACTTAAGTGACAGAGACTTCCGTGATGCTGGATATGGCAAAATATATTATCCCTTTTGATACTGGACTGATTCCTGCTCCTTAACTGGCAGGTGAGACAAAAATGCTCTGTTACTGTCATTAGCATATTCTTGCTAAAgctggtcttttctttttttttccttctttttcctcaggGATGCCCCTGGGGTTTACCAGCTGGCTTCTCTCTTGGTGGAGCTGGACGGTTCTGATGAAGCATCACGGATCCTCTGTGCTGATGCCCTGTACCAAATGGGCTGGGTAGAAGAAGCTCACAAGCTCCTCTTGGTAGATCTCTCCAAAAATCCACAAAGGCCTCCCATCCTGGCTAGACTTGCACTTCTGCAGTTGAAGAAAGGTTTCTTGTGTGATGGCAACCAGGTAAAGGCCACCTGGCTagcagagagagtgagagagtgatAAGTGACAGTATGGTGAGGGGGCTAACAAGCCTTTCGGCTCTATGGGAGATGCATGGTAGAACTCAGGAAGGATCAGTTTCGGGACATAGGTTTGCCAGAGAGTGTTCCAAGGGCTTTTGGTTTTCCAGCATAGTGCCGTGCTTGTCTCCTGCTCCTCAACGTTACATGACAGCTGCAAGGCTGTGAATGTAAGCTGCACTGTGGGGCCACCTCATCACCTGGTCCAAAGTGGGAACCCACCCCCTTATACAGCCTATAATGGGTTTTCCAATGGGGCTACATCCACTGCAACCTGTGCTTAGAGACATTCCTCAGGAATGGTTGCAAACTTCTAGTCAGAGCTATTCGAGAAAGATAGGAAAAGCTGGGAAAACTTCCTTGATGACTTTCATGAAAAATTAACCTCCCTTCTTGCTGGgcaattttaaaattcaaacaacTTTCCAAGCAGCTATGATTCAAGGCAGTGCGAATTTTCATCTTTGGGGTCATTCCCTTCTGAATAGCTGTATCTGACCCTGACTTAATACTGCTTTTTCCAGAATCTTGAGTACTGCAGTATAACTACAAATTACATTGTCATGCTCAGTGGTTCATGTTCATCTCCAATTTTAAACTAAATAGTTTGCTGTTTGGGGAAGTTCCGTGAACAGAAATACTGAGGACTGTTTGCACAGTGAAACTCAGAGCTCAAATAGGGTTTAGGTGGTTCGACATCCAGCAGAACTTTTATGATCCGAATGCAGGTCTTATAAGTGGCACTTTCTGTCTGTAGCACAGGCCACACAAGGACACTTAGCTAAATACAGCCCATGCATCACATTATACTTAACAACACTTTTTGTCAAAGTAGCTAAGCAGAGCATGACTGAGCATCCTGCCCCTGGTGACAATATTGACGGGATTGGTAATTTTCCCctagagaagggaagggagaactACTACCTTTCTTTTACAGAGATATGGCCTTACAGGCCTCTGCAATTCTCATGCCTATATGAGGCAACAGGAAAATTAATAAACAATTGTCTTATCTTAATGTTTCACAAGCTGGCATGACTGTGTCTCTTGGAAACGGAAAGGCTGTCTGGGTTGGAAGCTGTGACCCTGCAATTAAAGTGGTGCAGATCTGAAGTGTATTCTCCAGTAAATGCATGCAAAGTTACAGAGTGTCATTAAGCATCTGCTGCCACCTCCACCTCTCCATCTCCACCAACTGGTTGGTGGAAATCTCATGATCAAATATAAACCCTATAACTGCATTCCTCCATCAAATATTGACCCACCAGGTAATCAAAAACTGAAAGCTGAGCAACTAGAATAAGTGGCTCAAATTTGGTGTGGGTCCAAGGTATAAAATTAAAGAACCAGAAACCAGAAAATTGCTTGCTTTGTGCACTGTTGACAGTGTTGACATACAGCATTTTAAATCAAGGTACAAAGTTTTCCTTTTGGCACTTGAGGAACAGTTATCCTGTCTATTGCATGAACACAGCCTCTGCTATAACCAAGGCCAGAATTTAACAAGGTATATGTTGTCACTGTAAAACCACAACATGCAAAATAGCTCACTGAAAGCATCTGGTATCTGTGGGATAAAGCAGCAGTggtatatacttaaaaaaaaaatcaggaaccAGAAATCCCCAACAGGAATGATACAAAGGGCACTTGGTTTGGCAAAGGCCTAAGAGGCAGAATATCTGTTTATTCCTAACAGGAATTCACTCTTAGACTTAGACACAAACCGCCAGCTTGAATTTGACTAATTCTTTAACTTCTAGAATTCATTTGATgaaaaatggtgatttttttatgttttattaatgACAGTCTAGGATTTACTCAACTGCTTTGTAGCATGAACTGTCTCGGAGGGAAATAAGTAAGTGGAACTTTaccatatattacatatataggctaagaaaaataatatgttCAATATTGTCTCACTGTAAAAATAGTTTGGGTTCACTGtataatttcagtgaaaaagaaaaatactaataaaGAGGCTGCATGTGAAATGGTTAGAAAAAATGAACATAATACTGGAGGAAATTAAAAGATAAAACCATGAGTCTTACTGATTACCCTAATGAAGCATGATGGGGGGAGAAGGACAGAAGTTCTCTTTCTTTAGTGGCAAATGATGTGTGTTTGAAACCATGGAAGAGATGTCAACATGTTGATTTTCCTGCCAGATTACAAAGTTGAATTACCAGCTTTTGCCATCAGAGGGAactattgcattttttaaaaggcCATGATAAATTCTACTAGCCACTGAGAGAAGGGCTTTATTGTCACCACTTCACTACTtgctgtgaaaaataaagtttttataTAATTTGCTGCCTTTGTGAGGGCAGGTAATGAATAACATGACTTAGCAGAGTCTGTAAGTTGTCCCTGGAAGCTGAGTTTCTGCCTGTGGCTTCTGCTACCAGTCCTAGATGGAACATAGACGTGACTGAAAATTTCTCTTCAAAATCTTTTTGTCCCACCTGCTGCCTGTCAGCACCCAGATACTTGTGTCTcttaggaaaaacagagaaaaaaataagttgaATGGATGTCTGGTGCATCAAGATGACTTTGTTCTTGCCTTTCTGGCTTCTCTGGCTCAGATTTGAGTGTTGAGTACCTGCTATGCATGTTAGATTTAAGGGGAGATTTTGAGCCTTTTGAttcttttccttaggaaaaaagcTGCTTAGTGATTAGCACTGTGAATGCAGTGAATGGCATTAGCACAGTGAGTGGAGACCATGTGTCGAGCAAGAATTCTCTTCCAGCAGGACAGCAGTTTGTGGATTTGAATCCATACTTTTCTCAGATTCCCAGTAGCAGTACTAAAAGAAAGGCCCAGCACTTCACTCATTTTCCAGAAATTCACTGGTTTCAGTTTTACAGCCAAAAAGGGTCACTGAAATCCTTCTGTTCTCCAGAAAGTTTTCCTCTTTGGGACAATTATCCTGTGGTTCAGCTTTCTTTATCAAAACAATTAACTGCCAGGCTGGAAGAGCTGATCTTGCCCAAAGCAAAGTAGCATAAATATTTCCCCAGAATGTCTTCCACAGCTGCAGAAGTGGTGAGAAAAGATAAGATGTAATGTTCTCTCCAACATGCTTTTTACCTTAGGGCCAGCTGAGGAATTAACTGGAACAGATTCACATTCATATGCATATGAAGCAAAAATTAGTCCATGGCTGGCTGAAGCCCCAGTGAAGTGTGGGGAAACACTGGGAAAGAGTGTATTTGTTTCACCTGGCAGCAATGTTTCTGGTTTTAGCAGCTTCTGACTTCATTTCACATCAATTTAACTATCCTCCCTTTTTCTCTCGCATTGTTAAGCTGCTAAAGAAAGTGATCAAAACTGGAGATACCGCCTGCCTCCTGCCAATCATGGACATTTTCAAAGACGAAGACCGGAAGTTGATGCAAACTCACTGCCATTTCAGAGCGCTAACCATCTTGACGAGCAAACAGGAGGATGCTGACATCAAAGAGGCTGTTGCCTACCTTTCCTTTGCCATCATTGCATCAGGTAGGCTTATCAACGTATCGACAGGAGATTTAATTCTTTGGGAAATCATATCAATGGGTGGGCAAGTGTGTCTGATTCTCATCCATCATTCCCCCaaggagaagacagagacagTAGACTTACAAAGGCAGGTGAATAACAGGTTAAAATCTGTCTAGAGTATCAGCTCATCTAGACCCTGAAATAGTGCAGTTAAGCAGTGACTGCAATTCTTAATGCCTAGTAAGTAGCCTGTGAACTCCTTGAAATGGATTGCCAGGGCTTATTTCACTTCTTTGGGGACATCAGCCCCTTTTCTTCACCTGTCTAGGAGAAGGCCCAGCAAGTGATTTTGTTCTGTCATTTAGCACATGAAATCTTCCTGAGGCGCAGTTGAGGATAACCTTAAAATGCACTGTTCACATGCTAAAAGTTAAGTTCAGGCATGACCCCCCTCTACTAGGTCACATCAatacagagaatgcacagagaaCCTTAAGCAGAGAACCCACAACTCCTATGTAACTTGGAAAAGATCATTAACATCCTTAACCCCTCTATTTCTAGCTGGTGGCTTGGAATTTCCTATATAAAcatttccctgtttctcctgctCCAGAAGTGCAGTATGCAGAGTGCACCGGAAATGCAATGTATTCCTTCTTTACACCTTATACTCTTGTGTTACAGCAGAGGTGTTACTGAACATGAGACTGCAATTACAGTTCTGTTGTTATAGGTTGCTTCTGAATAATGGGTCTGGACAAGCTGATCTGTTTCcataatttttttcatgaatatgATTACAGGATTTCTCGCAAGTACAGCTATGCTGTTGAATAAACTACATGTTTTAATGTTAGCAGAGATATCTTCTCAGAGACATCAGAtcattcttctcctttttatttgcCACGCTTCTTTAATGTGGAAAATAAACACCCTTTTAGCTAAGCAGTGTAGTGCTGTTCTTTGACGGTAAAGGAAAAGCAGGATGGCAGGGGGATTTTTCTGTACTTAATGCAGGGAGGCTGGTTTACCACAGCAGCAGGTACACGCTCAGAATACAGGGAAACATATCAAGGAAATCTTCCAGGATGACTTTCCTTTCCATAAGACTTGATTTTCAGTAAGTAACTCTGACTGGACCCAGATGAATGAAGTAAGGATTGAAGGCTGGTAACATCAAGAAGATTCGACAATTTTTGGAAAAGTTTTCCCAGAAAATTTATCTTGATCTAGAAAGAGATGAGGACTTCCTCTAAAATACAATATAATTGTTAGTTAAAGAGGCTAAGGCCAAACTTGTGATAAAGGAGGGGGGAATTTGGTCTCCATGAGCAGTTAGTCCTTGAAAGACTGTGAATGACGGGTCACTTCACAATATCATCTAAATGAAGGAAACCCCCTTCTCAGAAGAAAGAGGAAACCATCATCCCATTTGTTTTATGTAACTTTTAGAGGAGGTGCTAGCTGGTAAGTGATTTGGAAAGGCTATTGAAAGACTGCCAGCTTGGGCTGATTTTAGACTAGCAATGTAGCAATGTAGCCAGGTAGAAGGTCCATCTGTTCCAGCCTCAGTTTGTTACATCAATTAGTATCCTGAAAACCTCCCCACCAATTAAATTTATTTGATACCTCCTGTTTTGTCAGAAATAACCTCAGAATAACAGTCATTGCAGCAAACATGCTGCCCTCTTGTACCAACACAGCAATGACTGTGTGGTTCCAGTCTAGTGCAAAAGAGTGAATGCACCCAGTTACAGGCATCATTATCCCAGCTTTTCCTAAGGAGAGAGATTAGGCTAATTTTGAAACACTTCTGGTGTGTTCCAAGTACCGTATTTGTGTGGAAATCTGCCTTTTACTCTGAGCGCATGTTATGACAGAAGCATTGAGGAGAAGAGAGATTGGtttatgaaaatggaaaagaaaactgtTAATTGCTTTGAGATGGTTCCTTCCCAGCCAGTGCATTCCAGCTTATCAACACCCTACCTGCTACAGCAGATGCTTGTTGAGAAATAGACATTGTCTTCATGGGAGTCAGTTGATAGAACCCCAGAGCCTTAATAACCTTCCGTACAGAAGTTTTTGAGCAtatcaggagaaagaaaaagcctcaTTACTGAAAAAGAATTGCTAAGAGCCTGTCTGCTGGCTCATCTCTGCAGGCAGCCGTGCAAGAGGCTGCATTTGCTCATCTCCCTGTGAAAAAGTATTTATAGTGGCAGTGATAACTTGTCATCCATTATAGGGCTGCCACAGTTACTGATTGCAACCCTGGGCAAATTAAGATCTTTATCAAAATTACCTTGAAAGGAAGGGGCATGTGGATGGCAGAGGGATACATGCTCTACATCCAGTGGATGAATGGACCAGACTTTTCATACTCAACTGCATGTGTTTATTCAGGCAGCACTTatttgaaagcagagaaaaaagaatcTTGACATCACAAATTCCAGTGCATAGAAGTGTGGCAGTAAATGAGACAGCCTCATCTGTGCTGCTGTCTTATCCAAAACAGTATGTATCCTCTGACTTTACCTGATCAAAACAGCTAAGTGGCCGTGTACCTCCACCTTCACATATCTTCCCTGTAAAGCTTTGTTCTCTCCTTTGTGCTGCTCCTGCACCGACGTACTAAAACCTCCAGGGATTCTTTCTGATCAGTTGGATCCTAAACCAGCTCACATCCTGAACTGATGGTGATGTCATTGGTAGTTTGTCTCC is part of the Dromaius novaehollandiae isolate bDroNov1 chromosome 24, bDroNov1.hap1, whole genome shotgun sequence genome and encodes:
- the TTC34 gene encoding tetratricopeptide repeat protein 34, producing the protein MSPQGLAALLCKEGDWHLAQEDLPVATAFYMAAFSCSGPMAVQKVKSLDKELWEKVIATLEMWCKGNSQIPKIQCSNLAPVPLSVGTAAMFLSTLSPNNVVSSVYKLEALLRQGCSEEVLSRCSALLKAHPKPSVELLLLRALAWVLSGTQARNGVADYIQAFVMHRAEAVAYVHSKQREHLPQVIQAFHNYLSTHQKESTDSSSLDQWLGNCYDFLSVLAPNDIWVCKMQAAYLFKKSRFEDCVAVCSKALKGLTADENLRDEEALGLLLERAAAYFFLGGRMQEMMQDLVQAFTETPAQAKKHFGELFSSHDTERIEEQARTVLEVKFAAYREAVRAQTELRGNDGTELLPPVIQTVQFLLHISPGSKRELSVRLADCQLLCGRIRKAFDICDHLLAAEQRTYYNTLLVLRGFCSLHTHNHQQALEDFQKVVEHDSPHPNSCIKALCGRGLIRISGGSHYLTALDYITACQLKLEETVFTVKSYVPWNQRGLLVKVLQEEGQKMLQKKRDAPGVYQLASLLVELDGSDEASRILCADALYQMGWVEEAHKLLLVDLSKNPQRPPILARLALLQLKKGFLCDGNQLLKKVIKTGDTACLLPIMDIFKDEDRKLMQTHCHFRALTILTSKQEDADIKEAVAYLSFAIIASGGYAEDSLLIRARCYGHLGQKKTAIFDFNAILKQDPMNVQALSGRGFIYLALKQQKEAVQDLTLALKLEAEVVIPAILSLKHEAQELITQWLLQHGRTVLTELVATKEPSKEETVRDLLMTAGALIKICKDAQYHIFYIDVLIANGRYEEALIHLQEAFGHSLADEFASARLAVLQLKKRNMPVAAHSLSNLAEKDERELGFLLNLLDPNQQQHLSQVAAQEGNELIKEYRYEKALGYYTLAVLSSKDNPRYLRQRAVCFMHLKKYGRALKDMEKVIQKHGCNSLKTRVDDHCSKGHLLLSVSEEEAAVKEYTEALQLEESVALCSIMKGPGREILAETFHKIAQYYFEMHRYEEAWKITDYGLIVDINSTELKKLKARLKREASVCSIH